The sequence TTTTGTGACATAAAAATCTCTATTTAATAACACGTGACATTATCTTAAGCAAATTACATCTGGAAACCTGTTTAGATCAAGTAAATTAGGAAAAGTTGTGTTTTTATCTAAGTTTAAGTGATTTAACATTTACCCATCTGCATATACGTAACGAATGATGATATAATTTACTTTGTTACAGTACTGAAACGTAAGATATGTCTGCTTTTGAACATTCTAAATATACTTAAAGGTTGACAACAGAAAAGTTATTATATACAACATATACAAATATGGTATACATATAACACTGTATTTAATAACTTTTCTATATATAGTTTTACATGCCTGTATGCGTGCGTGAGTGAATTACGGTCAATCTGCATCAAGGCAATTTCAAAGTGGTCTATTAAAACAAGTGGTCTCTGAACTCACGGCAACACGCCAGAACCATGATTAGCGCGCTAATACGACAAATATACAGTACTTGTTGTATTGTAGCGCTAGTTTATTGTTCTGGCGTTTTGGCGTGTTTGTGTGCTGGTGCCCTTCAAACATGTCAACAAACCGAAACGGCAAATTAACGCGACGCTAAGACAAATACGGGTTTTGTCGTATTGGTGCCCTAGTTTGTCATTCTTGCGTGTTGGCGTATTAGTGCTCTTCAAACACACCAACACACAAataagaaatgacagaaatcagccaccatgaTAGAGCGTATATCCCACtatattttgtattgttttaattcCAGATATGACCTAAAAAGACATTATAATGCCTTCGGAATCTGTAAACGCATTCTGCTcaaacagtgaaaaaataataaatatattgctAAACGAATCGCATGTTTATCACTGTTTACatttatctattgtttttttttgttttgttgttgatttttttaatttttccatgtaAATTGTTATATGCAATAGGTTAGTACTTTTTCAAGTTGTCATGGATAAAACTGTAGAACGAAATCTgttcaaacagtgaaaaaattaaatatattgctAAACGAATCGCATGCTTATCACTGTTgacatttattcattgttttgtttttttttccatgtaaatttttaTATGCAATAGGTTAGTACTTTTCCAAGTGTAGAACGAAAATATGgatcatgcaaaaaaaaaaaacattaaagggCAAGTGTTTGCCTCGTGTAATCAGGTTTATAAGTACAAAACATGCCGTATATCTTACAATGCGCAGCTGTTGATTTACGATTTCTGGTTGAAACATTATATAGGTTGTTTTTTGGTATAATATAGAGTGTGTTGTAAAAAGCTTTCCTATTAATCAGAATGAGCTCACAATATAAACATGTTACAGCATTGTAACCAAACCCTGTTTTCTGTTCTATTCGTTGTATCTACCTACAGGGAAACGCTACATGCACTGAATTCGCCATTCCAATGTACTTGGTTGtaagcattaaatatttgcagtAAAACAGTAAAAGTCATCCTAAGGGGACAATAGCTATGTCTGtattgaataaataaaacaattgagTTGCGTCCCTTGTTTAAGCTAAACATTGGGAAGCTGcgaaaaaatgggaaaaaaacatgtttatgaaCAATGAGTTTGTAATAAAGTGTGCGACATATTTATGAAAGATACTCTTCGTATTAGATCTACGACGTAAACTTTCCTCTATTTCAGTCGTTACAGCGTGATTTCCCTCCTGATTGACCACAGAACTGATGAAAAACACTGAGTACACATGACTCTGATTTTCAGACATACCGTTGAAAACCATTGCAGCATGGTACAGACGTCATACTCGACGCCACGTTTCCAACCTGAAAGTACTGAATACATTGAAGGTCACAAGCGACGATTATTTAAAATCGCCGTAATCGAGGTAGATCTTCTTTAGTATTTCAGACATGATTGCAAACATAATGATGATTAAATAGCGAAAAGAAAACTATTACTTAATAGCAAATTTATTCTCGTGCTTGTTTTTGTGTAGTACGTGATACGTCATGTCAAGAGCAGGCGCATTTCATTCATCATGATGTACCGGTACCGGATAGCAGATAATGGGGAGTACAACGTCTCAGACTAATTCTAAGTGTATTAGTTCAGTATCAGTCGTATATTTACAAGGCTCTAAAGTTTAATTGcatcatttgaaaacaaaagatcTATTCATATCTATGCTCATGTGCTTGTTGATGAACAAATCGAGCACAACTTCACATTGTGCTTAATGCTGTAAGTTCAGGTATATATTGATATCTGTGTTTCTATAGGTTTTATGCAACACATGTCAAATAACGTTTCTGTTCACGAGGTAAATGTTttacctacagcaaattaaaatattgttttcatttttcatactTTGAAGCTTATAATTTATATTCGGATGTCAATCGTTAATGCTTACGCCTGTTTTCAGACGTAGCTGAgttactgaaatgaaatgaaagttaatctgatagttacgtcacgagttggactatgGAAAAGCATGCTACAGTCCCTGTCCTCTAGCCCCatgttgagcagaactcaatattcacacatgttacaagtaccaaaaacaagttagagacatccgcagatgtgttcatacggcggtgcacatggaaccatcaatgatacactagtgtgtaattccagaCTCTGTAATCTATATATAGGTAATAGGTCCGTGAAAATATGCAccaattttccaaaatataatCACATTTGGCCAactggcaaaaaagttatggaaaAAGCAGTTTCATACACACAAACCTCTTTCCTATTTATTCTGCGTAACAAAACTACCTGTCAACTGATTACATTTTAGTACACCTTCCTGAATTAGGCCTCTGTAGTTTTAAAAGTTACACGTAGATTAGCAGTCGACATCAGCATCTTCGCATCTGACCGGTTTCTGGACACTAATTCCTTTAAGGTCAACTTAATGCTTGTTAGACGATTTAAAAATGTCCAATCGAGAAAACCAAAGCACAAAATTTGCATTGCTAagcattttgaaagaaaacagGGCCTTCAGTTTTGAGACTTTCCTTCAGTTTAAGATTTTGACCCTTGCCAATTCTCATATATATGGCCGAGACTACTAAATGCAACCTGTACGTGAGCAGTGTGTTTTGCCTGCTGTTTCAGTTTCCATTTATTTTGCATGCCTAAATGTACAACATTTaggtaatatattttcattagcATATGTTACAGTGCTATCGGCTATGCTAGAACAGAGTACATGTACaacatatgttttaatataaattggCCATTTAATAACAGCATTCTCGGCAGCTTATTGTCATATTCTATCTATTTCCATTTTGTTCAGCAAAAGGTTTATTAGAAGGTAAAATTATAACATCTTCATTCTTTATCTACATTGTATCTTTTTTACTCGTTTGCGTTTGGAAATAGTTTTAGTATCCGACCAAACAATTacttgtcaaacggacatgtttgtttctttctttttcttttttcttataagatttatcaaaacaaattttaatatcaaattacaACATTTACTTCTTACagtataatatttgaaaaaagtcagttttatatattGTTGCTGAAAAGAAATTTCTATACCTCGgcttatattgttttgtttgtttctttcttttttcagacGTGTTTCATCATGCGGTTCTTGCTTCAGTTACTTATTGTTACAGGAATTCTGTTTAATACACTCATGTCATGTGGTAAGTTATCCTGTTgcataaatattttctattataacCTTAAAATCCATTTCCAACATGAAGAATTTAAGAACtgactttcataaaaaaaattaatagtaTAATAGTAACATAAAGCGAAATgttttatatgtcatatggcgactttccagctttttaatggtggaggaagaccccaggtgctcctccgtgtaTTATtgttgggtagaaccaccgaccttccgtaagccagctggatggcttcctcacatgaagaattcaacgccccgagtgaggctcgaacccacatcgatgaggggcaagtgatttgaagtcagcgaccttaaccactcggccacggaggcccccgtcTATTCAATTAAGAATGATTTTATTTGTAATGGGATGTACactttgtacaaacattttgGAATAAAAAGATTCAGGTAGTTATGTAGCATGTAAAAACACCAACATGTCTCACGAAAAAGGTCCATTTCCAACATAAAGAATTTAAGAATtgactttcataaaaaaaattaatagtaTAATAGTAACATAAAGCGAAATGTTTTATATgtctattcatttatttatttatttttatttatttatttggatttaacgtcgcaccgacacatgataggtcatatggcgactttccagctttttaatggtggaggaagaccccaggtgaccctccatGTATTATtgttgggtagaaccaccgaccttccgtaagccagctggatggcttcctcacatgaagaattcaacgccccgagtgaggctcgaacccacatcgatgacgggcaagttatttgaagtcagcgacctttaccactcagccacggaggcccccgtcTATTCATTTAAGAATGCTTTTATTTGTAATGGGATGTACAGTTTGTACAGACATTTTGGAATAAAAAGATTCAGGTAGTTATGTAGTATGTAAAAACACCAACATGTCTCAAGAAAAAGGTCCATTTATTTAGATGTGCAATACATATACCGAAAGgttgaaatcaaaacaaatacGCACAGATATTCAATATTGTTCTTCCAGACAATGCCAGCTCATGCAAAAAGCCAGGAAATATTGTATTTGTTGTGGATGGTTCTGACAGAATAACTGACGAAGAATTTATAAAAATGAAGATATTCGTAACTAATCTGATCGATAACTTTGAGATTACTCCAGATGCAACAAATGTGGGTTTAGTTGTTTATGGTCCAATTGTTGGTGATATCATCAGGTAAACATCTACAACTATGTAAATGATTCTTTAGTTGCAATACGCCAGTTATTGAAAAagcttttatttaaaacaattttgtttcagGTCAGTCCGGAAGAACAAATCATACAATTCattaaaacaagcaaatattaTTTCCGAACTATACTTATAACTGGTTTTTCGAAATGtttctttattctttttcatCAATACTACATTGATATTACATAACCCCAAATATAATGATACATGTCACAAGCTTAATTGTTTACATATAAAAAGGTAACCATGCGTCCTGACTGTTTCACCCTTTTCATTTCAGTCTTTTTCCGTATAAGAACAAACTGTTGCTGAAAACATTGGTTTATGATCTACAACAACCTAAATCTGGCGCTAATGCGGCAGCGGGAATCGATGCTGCACGTAAGATGATTTCTCAACTTGGGAGAAAGACTGTTCCAAATATAATGGTTGTCATAAGTAACGGGCGTTCAACCAATCCATGGACGATATTTCAGGCGAGTCTTATAAACACGTATAATATCATACGTTGTGTCTATTTCGAAACACTTTTGTCGAAGCTCATAAATAAAGGTTGCAGGCATTTATAATAAACCAAATCAAGCGACTATTGTAATAAGTGACATAACTATTAAGAGATATTCTAATCGCTTTCCTTTTACTGAAAGTATTTCACCTGCTAACCATGtatcaaattatttaatatttctatACAGAATAATGATTTTGATTGTTCTTAAAAACCATAAACTAAGAACACGTAAAACAGATATCCCATATTATAGCGTAGTATTAGATGTTTGCGGCACATGCAAGATGATTACAAAAGTATTCATACATAATATGTTTGTCATGTTACTTTCAGGCACGTGTCGCCAAACTCAATGGTATTAAGATCTTAGCAATTGGTTTTGGTCAGGACACAAACGTGGGCGAATTAAATCTGATCGCCAGTAGTCCAAATTATGTGTTTGTGATGGAAAATGTGACAGCACTTGCCAATACTGAGAGTGTTACAAGACAAATAATTTGTTCTAGTACGTATGTTTGATAGATTTTTATGGGATTCGAACTCTACCTTTGGAACACATTAAAGTTAGAATTACGTTTATGTATACCCGAAGAACAAAAGATATTTGTCACTTGTAAGGAAATATATGGGTAAAATTTAGTTAAACTAATGAAAAGAAATGAAGAAGAAGGTAAATTTGTTTGATATGAAATTAGAATTAACAAGCTCCAGcatgttactgtaaaatcattcaatttcgtgggcatgaaatttcgtggttttggtcaaaatggcaatttcattgGGTtaagaattcgtggatttcaacttttgaacataaaatgaatgggaattttacttgtttgttgggattaaatttcgtggattgactcaaccacgaaatccacggaaataagtcccccacgaatattaatgatttcacagtattgctAAGGAAATCTTTTGAATGGTTGTTAATCAAACAATAGCGCTTGTTCTGCCAATTTTTAAGCAATTcttgtaaaatgttaaaagtttggaAAAATTAAGTAAGGTTAATAACAAATTACATTTGCTCTTGGCTTATGTTTATGTTACAAGGAATCAATTATCTATAAGCTATATTTTCCGCACACTTAATAGATAAAACATCTCTTTTATTACTTCAGCGTAAATAGGAGGGACTCCGGAGTACTGAGCGACACATATTGCCGCTGGGTGTGGAAAATTGTCATCCACCTTGCTAACTCTTTTAAATTGTGTTTACAAATTAA is a genomic window of Mercenaria mercenaria strain notata chromosome 18, MADL_Memer_1, whole genome shotgun sequence containing:
- the LOC123539396 gene encoding matrilin-2-like, which translates into the protein MRFLLQLLIVTGILFNTLMSCDNASSCKKPGNIVFVVDGSDRITDEEFIKMKIFVTNLIDNFEITPDATNVGLVVYGPIVGDIISLFPYKNKLLLKTLVYDLQQPKSGANAAAGIDAARKMISQLGRKTVPNIMVVISNGRSTNPWTIFQARVAKLNGIKILAIGFGQDTNVGELNLIASSPNYVFVMENVTALANTESVTRQIICST